In Gadus macrocephalus chromosome 11, ASM3116895v1, a single genomic region encodes these proteins:
- the LOC132467225 gene encoding uncharacterized protein LOC132467225 has product MVSEFCHVLDSFSLLQHIDKATHVLGHTLDLILSYGIFIDKLNIEDASFSDHMPIVFDVTLSNPMCTVRTPGRFSRYINSHTVIQFSEMLKKTAFSTADRLPSNPDELISLFHSSCSDILNSVAPLKYRRPKLTSQQWLDEPTRSFRQACRQAERRWKKDHLTVSFDIFKNALVTYQAAAKKARAKHFSDIINKHSHRPQILFGTINSIINPHVSPDADASTDICEKFLTFFTEKIENIRSQFNPSPSDITPGCSGATVIFNTFKQVSLEELREIVSHMKPTSSPHDVVPSHIIKDTFDTVGPSIQNIINSCLASGTVPSCFKHAVVQPLLKKHNLDAKCNCNLF; this is encoded by the exons ATGGTCAGCGAATTCTGCCACGTCCTGGATTCCTTCAGTCTTCTCCAGCACATAGACAAGGCTACTCATGTACTCGGACATACTCTTGATCTTATTCTCTCCTATGGGATTTTTATTGACAAATTAAACATCGAGGACGCATCGTTCTCTGATCACATGCCTATTGTGTTTGATGTCACTCTATCTAACCCCATGTGTACAGTTAGAACCCCAGGCCGTTTTTCCCGTTATATTAACTCCCACACTGTAATCCAGTTCTctgaaatgttaaaaaaaactgcATTCTCAACTGCTGATAGGCTTCCCTCCAACCCAGATGAATTGATTTCCCTCTTTCATTCCTCTTGCTCAGACATCTTAAACTCTGTAGCCCCCCTTAAATACAGGCGGCCCAAACTGACATCCCAACAGTGGTTGGATGAACCCACCCGCTCTTTTAGACAGGCCTGTCGACAAGCTGAACGAAGGTGGAAGAAAGACCATCTTACTGTTTCTTTTGACATTTTTAAAAATGCATTGGTGACTTATCAGGCAGCAGCCAAAAAAGCCAGAGCCAAACATTTCTCTGATATTATAAATAAACATTCCCATAGACCCCAAATTCTGTTTGGTACCATAAACTCCATTATCAACCCCCATGTATCCCCAGATGCTGACGCATCCACTGACATCTGTGAAAAATTCTTAACATTTTTCACTGAGAAAATTGAAAACATCAGATCCCAGTTTAACCCCTCCCCATCTGACATTACGCCTGGCTGTTCAGGTGCTACAGTCATTTTTAACACATTCAAACAAGTTTCTTTAGAGGAGCTTAGGGAGATAGTCTCACATATGAAACCCACATCTTCCCCTCATGATGTTGTCCCCTCCCATATCATTAAGGACACTTTTGATACAGTTGGCCCAAGTATTCAAAACATCATTAACTCCTGCCTAGCTTCTGGCACAGTCCCTTCATGTTTTAAGCATGCAGTCGTCCAGCCTCTGCTTAAAAAACACAACCTGGATGCTAAGTGT AACTGCAACCTTTTTTAG